In the Muricauda sp. MAR_2010_75 genome, one interval contains:
- a CDS encoding GspE/PulE family protein codes for MQQTDYKIPPNLQQFISADQAFHYRVVPVSKGEHGLVLKTDSTSLQELLAELNIVLDSQVSLEQCAPEELQQYLTTNYRQRKQQGTDQLTYTNDFLEKMLLEAKAIGSSDIHFEPYENTCRVRLRLDGKLLEYYSIPLPDYPTMVNKIKIRANLDIAEKRLPQDGRISINSNGEEFDIRVSSLPTLHGEKLVLRILSRDTGTVNLDDLGMTEMELTRYKEGIKKPNGIVLISGPTGSGKTTTLYATLKLLNNGSTNILTIEDPIEYTLEGINQVQLKENIGLDFASSLRTFLRQDPDIIMVGEIRDVKTANMAIRAALTGHLVLSTIHTNSAWATISRLIDMGVPPFLIASTLNMSVAQRLVRKLCSHCKQKKSIDKNMFPANFSIPNDLAHHYIPVGCNHCHHTGYDGRKAIYEILPVDKKLEPSIKNNELEIDQYIQENGLSTLKTNAIDLLGQGITSIEEIYPLLSN; via the coding sequence ATGCAACAAACCGATTATAAAATACCTCCCAATCTACAGCAGTTCATCTCTGCCGACCAAGCCTTTCATTATAGGGTGGTCCCTGTATCAAAAGGTGAACATGGGCTGGTGCTGAAGACCGACAGCACTTCACTGCAAGAACTCTTGGCCGAGTTGAACATTGTCTTGGATTCACAGGTGTCATTGGAACAATGTGCCCCCGAAGAGCTCCAACAATACCTGACCACAAACTATAGGCAACGGAAGCAGCAGGGCACCGATCAGCTGACATATACCAACGACTTTTTGGAAAAGATGCTCCTTGAGGCCAAGGCCATTGGCAGTAGTGATATCCATTTTGAGCCCTATGAGAACACGTGCAGAGTACGGTTGCGGTTGGATGGAAAACTACTGGAATACTATTCCATTCCCCTTCCGGACTACCCCACCATGGTCAACAAAATAAAGATCAGGGCCAATCTTGACATCGCGGAGAAAAGATTGCCGCAGGACGGTCGTATCTCCATAAACTCCAATGGGGAGGAATTCGATATCCGGGTTTCCTCCCTGCCCACCCTGCATGGTGAGAAGTTGGTGCTCCGGATATTGAGCCGGGATACGGGAACAGTGAACCTTGATGACCTTGGAATGACCGAAATGGAACTGACCCGATATAAGGAAGGGATCAAAAAACCCAACGGCATTGTTTTGATATCGGGCCCAACGGGTTCCGGTAAGACCACGACCCTATATGCCACACTGAAATTGTTGAACAACGGTTCCACCAACATCCTTACCATTGAGGACCCGATTGAATATACCCTTGAGGGTATCAACCAGGTTCAGTTAAAGGAAAACATTGGGTTGGACTTTGCGAGCTCCCTCCGGACCTTTTTGAGACAGGATCCGGACATTATCATGGTCGGGGAGATCAGGGATGTAAAAACGGCCAACATGGCCATCAGGGCCGCATTGACCGGTCATTTGGTACTGTCCACTATACATACGAATTCAGCATGGGCCACCATTTCAAGATTGATCGACATGGGGGTTCCCCCTTTTCTCATCGCTAGTACCTTGAACATGAGCGTTGCCCAACGTTTGGTGCGTAAGCTTTGCAGCCATTGTAAACAAAAGAAATCCATTGATAAAAATATGTTCCCAGCCAATTTTTCCATTCCCAATGACCTGGCCCATCATTACATTCCCGTGGGATGTAACCATTGTCACCATACCGGATATGATGGACGAAAGGCCATTTATGAAATATTGCCCGTGGACAAAAAACTGGAACCATCCATCAAGAACAACGAACTGGAGATTGACCAGTATATCCAGGAAAATGGCCTATCCACCTTAAAGACCAACGCTATTGACCTATTAGGACAAGGGATAACGTCGATTGAGGAAATCTATCCCCTGCTAAGCAATTGA
- a CDS encoding general secretion pathway protein GspG, which translates to MTLQFFNQKLKALNLQETLIVLAIIGILLLLALPNLMPLISKAKSIEAQTQLKALYNSQTTYRYLYSKYTLDMNELDFVAPKTVKENGTANYRYEIVSATNASFKARAEAITDFDGDGILNVWEIDENGNPKQLIKD; encoded by the coding sequence ATGACTCTACAATTCTTCAACCAAAAACTTAAGGCCCTGAACCTTCAGGAAACCTTGATCGTCCTGGCCATTATCGGTATACTGCTCTTGCTTGCCCTGCCCAACTTGATGCCCCTGATATCCAAGGCCAAAAGTATTGAAGCACAGACCCAATTAAAGGCTCTTTACAATTCCCAGACAACTTATCGGTATCTGTACAGTAAGTACACCCTTGATATGAACGAACTGGATTTTGTGGCCCCAAAAACGGTAAAGGAAAATGGCACTGCCAATTATAGGTACGAAATTGTATCGGCCACAAATGCCTCATTTAAGGCAAGGGCCGAGGCCATCACGGATTTTGATGGTGATGGAATTCTCAATGTTTGGGAAATCGATGAAAATGGCAATCCCAAACAGCTTATCAAAGATTGA
- a CDS encoding fibronectin type III domain-containing protein: MFGTVTPKSAKNEIRNINLLMKPIFLKVFIENTSVRTHLKNPNLIMRNLFSKGLVLVLFFCAFSVKAQIDYGTIKLYNSLTDQEILNITNSSTYDLNVVGDSLNIEAVPPVPASVSSVTFTTSIGVDNTENVAPYAYQKDNEAEGFFSWLTLPNYLDTAITFTIQYWSGSSGTGTELGDDVFTITFTKPTPDTQNPTAPTLSSTGHAVTTADLSWSGATDNVGVTGYKVFKDGVLEATLGTVSTYQVTGLTASTTYSFTVTALDAATNESAPSNAVSVTTNSSADTQAPTAPTLSSSGQTDTTANLSWSGATDNVGVTGYKVFKDGVLEITLGTVSSYQVTGLTASTSYSFTVRALDAAAIESSPSNAVSVTTNAGSGGGSSVWTESGSTASYTGEVAIGTTSVPSGYKLAVEGNIRTREIRVDQDTWPDYVFTKDYDLPTLDEIKKHIEEKGHLPNIPSAKEVEENGVELGNMNRLLLEKIEELTLHVIKQQQLLEEQQIEMKKLRNQILPIKVK, translated from the coding sequence ATGTTTGGAACGGTCACTCCCAAATCGGCCAAAAACGAAATACGTAACATTAACCTACTTATGAAACCTATTTTTCTAAAGGTGTTCATTGAAAACACCTCTGTTAGAACCCATTTAAAAAACCCAAATCTTATCATGAGAAATCTCTTTTCAAAGGGCCTTGTATTGGTCCTATTTTTTTGTGCCTTTAGTGTCAAGGCCCAAATCGACTATGGGACCATTAAATTGTACAATTCCCTGACCGATCAGGAAATTTTGAATATTACGAACAGTTCCACCTATGATTTGAACGTGGTTGGGGACAGCCTTAATATAGAAGCGGTACCTCCTGTGCCAGCTTCCGTATCGAGTGTGACCTTCACCACGAGTATTGGAGTGGACAACACCGAAAATGTAGCCCCCTATGCGTATCAAAAGGACAATGAAGCAGAAGGTTTTTTTAGTTGGCTTACCTTGCCGAACTATTTGGATACGGCTATCACGTTTACCATTCAGTATTGGAGTGGAAGTAGCGGAACAGGAACCGAGCTTGGAGATGACGTGTTCACAATTACGTTTACAAAGCCCACTCCCGACACCCAGAATCCCACAGCCCCCACACTATCAAGTACGGGCCATGCAGTTACAACCGCCGACCTTTCGTGGAGTGGCGCCACCGATAATGTTGGGGTCACTGGGTATAAGGTTTTTAAGGACGGTGTTTTGGAGGCCACTCTTGGTACTGTAAGTACGTATCAGGTCACTGGGCTGACAGCGTCCACTACCTATAGTTTTACAGTGACTGCATTGGATGCGGCAACGAATGAGAGTGCTCCAAGTAATGCGGTATCTGTGACAACCAACAGTTCAGCGGATACGCAAGCACCAACAGCGCCAACATTGTCCAGTTCCGGACAGACCGATACGACAGCAAACTTATCTTGGAGCGGTGCCACAGACAATGTTGGAGTCACGGGTTATAAAGTTTTCAAAGATGGTGTTTTGGAGATTACTCTTGGTACAGTAAGTAGCTATCAGGTCACGGGGCTGACAGCTTCCACAAGCTATAGTTTTACCGTAAGAGCATTGGATGCCGCAGCCATTGAGAGTTCACCTAGTAATGCTGTTTCGGTTACCACCAATGCTGGTTCAGGTGGAGGCAGTTCGGTGTGGACAGAATCTGGTTCCACGGCCAGTTATACAGGTGAAGTTGCAATTGGTACGACTTCCGTTCCAAGCGGTTATAAACTTGCGGTAGAGGGAAATATTCGTACCCGAGAAATACGTGTGGACCAAGATACCTGGCCGGATTATGTCTTTACCAAGGATTATGATCTCCCAACTTTGGATGAAATCAAAAAGCACATTGAAGAGAAGGGCCACCTGCCCAACATTCCTTCAGCTAAGGAAGTTGAGGAAAATGGCGTGGAGCTAGGAAACATGAACCGACTGCTTTTGGAAAAGATTGAGGAGTTGACCTTGCATGTTATCAAACAACAACAATTATTGGAAGAGCAACAGATAGAGATGAAGAAGCTGCGGAACCAAATATTACCCATAAAGGTTAAATAA
- a CDS encoding DUF6443 domain-containing protein: MKTKSNISILNTVLVIAVLLFSYSIQGQATMSGLESVVVGDSSTYSLSVVEGTDVLWTVNPNGKATIIEVNSTGKSARIRFEENGNLNVVATVLNQGAFMYNVQKDVAVSGGVPENPVNPIIVSNNCGAPILERGGSVTGLGVSWYWQGKNSNGTSTSLGSGLNYTADQGTGTYYIRARSSDGQWSPGSGSVTVSSINDLDPGSISGNQIICYNSDPGEISNVTLPSAGSGGYSYQWEYSDDNSTWILITGATGASYDPSTILIEDRWYRRKVTSCNGQTDETLPTRIIVKDPLDPGSIYEVPNKICLGGDPSPITSEHVPSNNVGATTYQWEISSDSLNWSPIQGSGANLLDYDPPSGFVGPKWFRRVVTACGVSEATNAVLLDTYPELMAGEIAGDQIICYGDDPNPITSAIDPSGGRGAPYTYIWEESITGLDNWTPVQGASSSSATFDPPPNQTQTKYYRRGITKCGGTELFASTIIMVEVRTELQGPTGSTSFNTCIGETVFLELTPDGNADTIRWYDSATGGTHFHEGTFWTTESIYEDVSYYASSYNSTTACESNTRVKVDIIEVSQTTYYEDRDGDGLGDPTVSVVQCEQPFGFVLDNTDQCPDVYSLINYCRLQALSDDPNEHNYVYSRVYQEESSETIDAGFFTQNDSLVQEIVFYDGLGRPFQQVSIAQSPNAFKDDIITHIEYDEYGRQEKEWLPYVDPEGNLGGYRSLADFDTEEYYVLNYPNEISTTNPNPFSQKEFELSPLNRVLKQAAPGESWEMGSTHEIELAYSTNTDADNVRQFEVDIPSNGTIYEPTLIEESVNLEYGEGELYKNITYDENHPGTATKDHTVEEFKDKQGRVVLKRTYNNEQAHDTYYVYDNFGNLSYVLPPKMDASLTNISTLQNRIDELGYQYIYDHRNRLVEKKLPGKGWEYVIYNKLDQPVMTQDSVQRTSNKWLFTKYDAFGRVAYSGIHTHPNPISRVAMQGYADDTVTYNQFEETAASTNFGGTEVLYSNNAIPQNNIEILTINYYDGYDFVPGTFPEPTSTVFGDVIKGQVTGLPTGSRVKVLDVSPVKWITTATYYDNKARPIYTYIENDYLETEDVVETDLDFVGKPVTVRSVHTRDGNTIVTIDNFVYDHVGRLLKQTQCIGDGTMGYTCGSVPVQADPILNEPVITTGKIATNSITISPSSSGYTTLSGTLTLRIDPNATGGVGGEEELIAYNQYDELGQLEHKKVGGTPDVDYGTTTGLQTVDYTYNVRGWLKQINEPGNLGTDLFAFGINYNTTDHNGAALFNGNIAETEWQTANTDNAQKWYAYAYDPLNRIIGARDNTGNYNLGVFDGSGNITDPVTYDKNGNILTLQRTGHLGAMDNLVYNYHNMENSNRLQSVADSVIGSEGFVDGATNPTEYTYDGNGNLITDANKEISSITYNHLNLLTSIVTSSGNISYVYDATGAKLEKVTVVTGSLTTTEYAGNFVYQNNALQFLSQPEGYVTPNGMGGYDYVYQYKDHLGNIRLSYTDGNNNGSIDPNAEIVEENNYYPFGLKHKGYNDNGISSLGNDVAQKYKTYQGQEFTDDFGLNFHEWKYRISDPAIGRFWQVDPLAEDYVYNSTYAFAENKLGMGTELEGAELDVFPWLVQDAVKNPNGVGAHSIGVVNGLGNSVKSTVNAIAHPVETAKGVGQFLDLGFKMQYGGTLDQDNINTMVGIGTAVEGAIDDVANGNGIERGTVIGEVAGAVIGAKGANAAVKTLSATIKANKTTKVFRAFGGDSGPTGKSYTPINPNSVENFRDVAGLPSGGEFGTNTARFMIEGTVKEKNILLRRKAVKMDGNRGGLPEIVVKDATKVKIKRVSGINPEY; the protein is encoded by the coding sequence ATGAAAACCAAGTCGAATATATCCATATTAAACACAGTATTGGTAATAGCAGTATTGCTGTTTTCATATTCTATACAAGGACAAGCTACTATGAGCGGTCTTGAATCGGTAGTTGTTGGTGATTCGTCCACCTATAGTCTGTCAGTAGTGGAAGGCACCGATGTACTTTGGACTGTTAACCCCAATGGTAAAGCAACAATAATTGAAGTTAATAGTACTGGGAAATCTGCTCGTATAAGATTTGAGGAAAACGGAAACCTAAATGTTGTGGCCACAGTTTTGAACCAGGGGGCATTTATGTACAATGTTCAGAAAGATGTGGCCGTTTCTGGAGGTGTGCCTGAAAACCCTGTGAATCCAATTATAGTCTCAAATAATTGTGGTGCTCCTATCTTGGAGCGAGGAGGTAGTGTAACAGGTTTAGGGGTGAGTTGGTATTGGCAGGGTAAGAACTCAAATGGCACCAGTACAAGCCTTGGAAGCGGTCTTAACTATACTGCGGATCAGGGCACAGGAACATATTATATAAGAGCCCGTAGTAGTGATGGGCAATGGAGTCCGGGGTCTGGGAGCGTCACAGTTTCATCAATCAATGACTTAGATCCAGGTTCAATTTCTGGGAATCAAATTATTTGTTATAACAGTGATCCGGGTGAGATTTCCAATGTAACGTTGCCATCAGCTGGTAGTGGAGGGTATTCCTATCAATGGGAGTATTCTGATGATAATTCAACTTGGATACTAATAACGGGAGCAACAGGGGCAAGCTATGACCCCTCCACAATTCTTATAGAAGACCGTTGGTATAGGAGGAAGGTAACCTCATGTAATGGACAAACAGATGAGACCTTACCGACAAGAATCATTGTCAAAGACCCATTAGATCCAGGCAGCATATATGAGGTGCCCAATAAAATCTGTCTTGGTGGAGATCCATCCCCGATAACCAGTGAGCATGTACCAAGTAACAACGTTGGAGCTACTACATACCAATGGGAGATTTCTTCAGACAGTCTGAATTGGAGCCCAATACAAGGTTCAGGAGCTAACCTACTTGACTATGATCCTCCGTCTGGATTTGTAGGACCTAAGTGGTTCCGCAGAGTTGTTACGGCATGTGGGGTTTCAGAAGCAACCAATGCTGTTTTACTGGATACATATCCAGAATTAATGGCTGGGGAAATAGCTGGAGATCAAATCATTTGTTATGGTGATGACCCAAATCCAATTACCAGCGCAATTGATCCCAGTGGTGGAAGAGGAGCGCCATATACTTATATATGGGAAGAGTCTATCACAGGTCTGGACAATTGGACTCCAGTACAGGGAGCAAGTTCCAGCTCTGCAACCTTTGATCCTCCCCCAAACCAGACCCAAACCAAATATTACAGAAGGGGTATAACAAAATGTGGTGGTACTGAGCTATTTGCAAGCACAATCATCATGGTAGAAGTAAGGACAGAACTACAGGGTCCAACGGGTAGTACTTCTTTTAATACATGTATAGGTGAAACTGTATTTCTGGAATTGACACCGGACGGTAATGCGGATACAATTAGGTGGTATGATTCGGCTACCGGTGGAACCCATTTTCATGAAGGTACGTTCTGGACAACAGAATCAATATACGAAGATGTCAGCTACTATGCATCTAGCTATAATTCTACTACGGCCTGTGAATCAAACACCCGTGTGAAAGTGGATATCATTGAAGTTTCTCAAACAACATATTACGAGGACAGGGATGGTGATGGACTGGGAGACCCAACAGTATCAGTTGTTCAATGTGAACAACCATTTGGATTCGTGCTGGACAATACGGATCAATGCCCAGATGTTTATAGTCTAATTAATTACTGCAGGCTTCAGGCACTTAGTGATGATCCTAATGAGCATAACTACGTGTATTCCAGGGTATATCAAGAAGAAAGTTCTGAAACCATTGATGCAGGGTTTTTTACACAAAATGATTCTTTGGTGCAGGAAATAGTTTTTTATGATGGTCTGGGACGCCCTTTTCAACAAGTAAGTATCGCACAATCACCAAATGCATTCAAGGATGACATTATCACACATATTGAATATGACGAATATGGAAGGCAGGAAAAGGAATGGTTACCTTATGTTGATCCCGAAGGGAATTTAGGAGGTTACCGATCTCTTGCCGATTTTGATACTGAAGAATACTATGTGCTTAACTATCCAAATGAGATATCTACAACTAATCCTAACCCTTTTTCCCAGAAAGAATTTGAGCTTTCTCCGTTGAACAGAGTTTTAAAGCAGGCAGCCCCTGGAGAGTCTTGGGAAATGGGAAGCACACATGAGATTGAGCTTGCATATTCAACAAATACAGATGCTGATAATGTGCGACAATTTGAAGTGGACATTCCCTCGAATGGTACGATTTATGAACCTACATTAATAGAGGAAAGTGTAAACTTGGAGTATGGCGAGGGTGAGCTATATAAAAACATTACTTATGATGAAAACCATCCGGGAACGGCAACAAAAGATCATACTGTAGAGGAATTTAAGGATAAGCAAGGTCGTGTAGTGCTCAAACGCACCTACAACAATGAGCAAGCTCATGACACCTACTATGTTTATGACAATTTTGGAAACCTTAGTTATGTACTGCCACCCAAGATGGATGCCTCCTTGACCAATATATCAACACTGCAGAACCGGATAGACGAACTAGGCTACCAATATATATATGATCACAGGAACCGTTTGGTAGAGAAAAAGTTACCGGGAAAGGGTTGGGAATATGTTATTTATAACAAATTAGATCAACCGGTAATGACTCAAGACTCGGTACAGCGAACCAGCAATAAGTGGCTCTTCACCAAGTATGATGCCTTTGGCCGAGTGGCCTATTCGGGAATACATACACATCCAAATCCTATAAGTCGAGTTGCCATGCAAGGATATGCAGATGATACGGTTACCTACAATCAGTTTGAAGAGACTGCTGCATCGACCAATTTTGGCGGAACAGAGGTGTTGTATTCTAACAATGCCATTCCGCAGAACAATATTGAGATTTTGACCATCAATTACTATGATGGTTATGATTTTGTGCCCGGTACGTTTCCCGAACCAACCAGTACGGTATTTGGAGATGTCATCAAAGGGCAAGTGACCGGATTGCCCACAGGAAGCAGGGTCAAGGTGCTGGATGTTTCTCCTGTTAAATGGATAACAACGGCCACCTACTATGACAACAAAGCCCGTCCAATATACACGTATATTGAGAATGATTATTTGGAAACGGAGGACGTTGTGGAGACAGATCTGGACTTTGTGGGAAAACCAGTAACCGTTCGGTCAGTTCATACTCGTGACGGCAACACAATAGTAACTATAGACAACTTTGTATATGACCACGTGGGCCGATTGTTGAAACAGACCCAGTGTATTGGAGATGGCACCATGGGGTATACTTGTGGTTCAGTTCCCGTGCAGGCCGACCCCATTCTTAATGAACCGGTCATCACCACGGGCAAGATCGCTACCAATAGTATTACGATTTCCCCAAGTTCTTCAGGATACACAACACTGAGCGGTACCCTTACCTTGAGGATCGATCCCAATGCCACGGGCGGGGTTGGTGGCGAGGAAGAGCTCATTGCCTATAACCAATATGATGAACTGGGCCAGTTGGAACACAAAAAAGTGGGGGGTACGCCAGATGTAGACTATGGCACAACAACTGGGCTACAGACCGTGGACTATACTTATAATGTAAGAGGATGGTTAAAACAAATCAATGAACCCGGAAATTTGGGCACGGACCTATTTGCCTTCGGAATCAATTACAATACCACGGACCATAATGGCGCTGCACTGTTTAACGGCAATATAGCCGAAACCGAATGGCAGACCGCCAATACGGACAATGCGCAGAAATGGTATGCCTATGCCTATGATCCGTTGAACAGGATTATAGGAGCCAGGGACAATACAGGGAACTATAATCTTGGGGTGTTTGATGGCTCCGGGAACATTACTGACCCGGTTACCTACGACAAGAACGGAAATATTCTCACATTGCAGCGGACGGGCCATTTAGGAGCCATGGACAATCTAGTGTACAACTATCACAACATGGAAAACAGTAACCGCCTACAAAGTGTGGCCGACAGTGTCATTGGCTCTGAAGGTTTTGTGGATGGGGCCACCAACCCCACGGAATATACTTATGATGGCAATGGAAACTTGATTACGGATGCCAACAAGGAAATTAGTAGCATTACGTATAACCATCTGAATCTTCTTACAAGTATTGTTACATCTTCTGGGAATATTTCGTATGTTTATGACGCCACAGGGGCCAAATTAGAAAAAGTGACTGTTGTCACTGGTTCTTTGACAACGACCGAGTATGCAGGTAATTTTGTGTACCAAAACAATGCCTTGCAATTCTTAAGCCAACCAGAGGGCTACGTAACGCCCAATGGTATGGGTGGGTATGACTATGTTTACCAATATAAGGACCACTTGGGCAACATACGATTGAGTTATACCGATGGTAATAATAATGGTAGTATAGACCCCAATGCTGAAATTGTAGAGGAGAACAACTACTACCCATTCGGCCTTAAGCACAAAGGGTACAATGACAACGGTATCTCCTCGCTTGGAAACGATGTGGCGCAGAAGTACAAAACGTACCAAGGACAAGAGTTTACAGATGACTTTGGTCTTAATTTCCATGAGTGGAAGTACCGAATCAGTGATCCGGCAATAGGTAGGTTCTGGCAAGTGGATCCATTGGCTGAAGATTATGTGTATAATTCAACTTATGCTTTCGCTGAGAATAAACTTGGCATGGGTACAGAGCTGGAGGGTGCAGAATTGGATGTTTTTCCATGGTTGGTACAAGATGCAGTTAAGAATCCTAATGGAGTAGGAGCACATTCGATTGGTGTTGTCAATGGTCTTGGTAATAGCGTTAAAAGTACAGTAAACGCAATAGCTCATCCAGTTGAAACTGCCAAAGGTGTAGGCCAGTTTTTAGATTTAGGTTTCAAGATGCAATATGGAGGAACCCTTGACCAAGACAATATCAATACAATGGTTGGAATTGGTACTGCTGTCGAAGGCGCAATTGATGATGTTGCAAATGGTAATGGAATTGAAAGAGGTACTGTAATTGGAGAAGTTGCAGGAGCGGTAATTGGTGCTAAAGGCGCGAATGCGGCAGTAAAAACTTTATCCGCAACGATAAAAGCCAATAAAACAACTAAAGTTTTTAGAGCTTTCGGTGGGGATTCAGGTCCTACTGGAAAATCATATACACCAATAAACCCAAATAGTGTTGAAAACTTTAGAGATGTTGCTGGATTACCATCAGGTGGTGAATTTGGAACAAATACGGCAAGGTTTATGATAGAGGGTACTGTAAAAGAGAAAAACATTTTATTGAGAAGAAAAGCTGTGAAAATGGACGGTAATCGAGGAGGTTTGCCAGAAATTGTTGTTAAAGATGCTACTAAAGTTAAAATCAAAAGGGTTTCTGGAATAAACCCTGAATATTAA
- a CDS encoding GNAT family N-acetyltransferase has protein sequence MELIRLIPEMDIKPFDCGDADLNGFLFDDAKNYGSSLLAVTYLIQDDENTIAYFAYQNDKISHTDIGGGNLKKFIKRVGSLLPKEKGEFKSYPAVKIGRLGVNNDFKGKGIGKQIIQFTIQYFTENNKTGCKFITVDAYKASLKFYEKMGFKYLSSADEKSDTRLMYFNLVSV, from the coding sequence TTGGAATTAATCAGGCTCATACCTGAAATGGATATAAAGCCGTTCGACTGTGGAGATGCAGATTTGAACGGCTTTTTGTTTGATGATGCCAAGAATTATGGCTCGTCTTTATTAGCTGTAACGTATTTGATTCAGGACGATGAAAATACTATAGCTTACTTTGCATACCAAAATGACAAAATTAGCCACACTGACATTGGTGGCGGGAATCTTAAAAAATTCATTAAAAGGGTAGGTAGCTTATTGCCTAAGGAAAAGGGAGAATTTAAAAGTTATCCTGCGGTAAAAATAGGTAGGCTTGGTGTAAATAATGATTTTAAGGGGAAAGGAATCGGTAAGCAGATAATTCAATTTACCATTCAATATTTCACAGAAAACAATAAAACAGGTTGTAAATTTATAACTGTTGATGCCTACAAAGCTTCATTGAAGTTTTATGAAAAAATGGGCTTTAAATATTTGTCAAGCGCAGATGAAAAGTCAGATACAAGATTGATGTATTTCAACTTGGTGTCTGTTTGA
- a CDS encoding IS1595 family transposase, with protein sequence MDFKSLIQLLDYFKDEQTCVEYYERLRWGNEPACPHCGCTNPYKTNRGWKCRDKECHKKFTVKVGTIFENSKISFRIWFAAIYLATTSKKGISSVQLATQLNITQKTAWFVLHRIREMLKSKSPDMLGEGKMVEADEAYIGGKEQNKHHNKRRSDEDLNLTNEGKPYKSKKVIVGLIERNGKVILKYVPRADAKNMVSFIKKHVPEGSTVYSDQSSVYKKLHKTYTHGSVNHALSVYVDGDVHTNTIENFWSILKRGIYGIYHQVSDKHVSRYLDEFAARFNTRELTPQERFDGFLEDAESVLSYKILTENTLSV encoded by the coding sequence ATGGATTTCAAGTCACTCATTCAGCTTTTAGATTACTTCAAGGACGAACAAACGTGCGTAGAATACTATGAGCGTTTGCGTTGGGGCAATGAGCCTGCATGCCCCCATTGTGGCTGTACCAATCCGTACAAAACAAACAGGGGTTGGAAATGTCGTGATAAAGAATGCCATAAAAAATTTACGGTTAAGGTCGGGACCATCTTTGAGAACAGTAAAATATCCTTCCGTATTTGGTTCGCTGCCATCTATTTGGCGACCACCAGTAAGAAGGGAATCAGCAGCGTACAATTGGCTACACAGTTAAACATCACACAGAAAACGGCTTGGTTCGTCCTTCACCGGATTAGGGAAATGCTAAAGAGCAAATCCCCTGATATGCTAGGAGAGGGCAAAATGGTAGAGGCTGACGAAGCCTATATCGGTGGAAAGGAGCAGAACAAGCACCACAACAAAAGACGATCTGACGAGGATTTGAACCTTACCAATGAGGGTAAGCCCTATAAATCCAAAAAAGTGATTGTAGGGCTTATCGAGCGCAACGGTAAAGTGATTTTAAAGTATGTGCCTAGGGCAGATGCCAAGAATATGGTATCATTCATCAAAAAGCACGTTCCCGAAGGTTCAACTGTTTATAGCGACCAATCGTCCGTGTACAAGAAATTGCACAAGACCTATACACATGGAAGCGTGAACCATGCGCTTAGCGTATATGTCGATGGTGATGTTCACACAAACACGATAGAGAACTTTTGGAGCATCCTAAAGCGTGGTATCTATGGTATCTACCATCAAGTTAGCGATAAGCACGTTAGCCGCTATTTGGATGAATTTGCTGCAAGGTTCAACACCAGGGAACTAACACCACAGGAAAGGTTTGACGGGTTTTTGGAAGATGCCGAGAGTGTTTTGAGTTATAAAATATTGACTGAAAATACTTTATCTGTTTAA